The following coding sequences are from one Luteimonas sp. S4-F44 window:
- a CDS encoding class III extradiol ring-cleavage dioxygenase: MSPLPALYVSHGSPMTALSPGRVGVRLAELARELPRPRAIVVASAHWLAARPQVGGGAQPQTVHDFGGFPEALYAMRYPAPGDPALAQDIAARLAAAGLPAQVDPQRGLDHGVWVPLRLLHPEADIPVVPLSIQPALGPAHALALGRALAPLRAQGVLVIGSGSITHNLHDWRGRDGSEAPYVRPFTDWIEARLRADDLPALLDYRRQAPFAAQAHPTDEHLLPLFVAMGAAGGARLGAQRIEAGIDMGFLAMDLYRFDGASEA, encoded by the coding sequence ATGTCCCCGCTGCCCGCGCTGTACGTCTCCCACGGCTCGCCGATGACCGCGCTGTCGCCCGGTCGGGTCGGTGTGCGGCTGGCCGAACTGGCGCGCGAGCTGCCGCGACCGCGCGCGATCGTCGTGGCGTCCGCGCACTGGCTGGCGGCACGGCCGCAGGTCGGTGGCGGCGCGCAGCCGCAGACCGTCCACGACTTCGGCGGCTTTCCGGAGGCGCTGTATGCCATGCGCTACCCGGCGCCAGGGGACCCGGCGCTGGCGCAGGACATCGCCGCGCGCCTGGCCGCGGCCGGCCTGCCCGCGCAGGTCGATCCGCAGCGTGGGCTCGACCATGGCGTCTGGGTGCCGCTGCGCCTGCTCCATCCCGAGGCCGACATCCCGGTGGTGCCGCTGTCGATCCAGCCTGCGCTCGGTCCGGCGCATGCCCTCGCACTCGGTCGCGCGCTGGCGCCCCTACGCGCGCAAGGCGTGCTGGTGATCGGCTCGGGCAGCATCACCCACAACCTGCACGACTGGCGCGGCCGCGACGGCAGCGAGGCGCCGTACGTGCGGCCGTTCACCGACTGGATCGAAGCGCGGCTGCGCGCCGACGACCTGCCCGCACTGCTCGACTACCGCCGGCAGGCGCCGTTCGCGGCGCAGGCGCATCCGACCGACGAGCACCTGCTGCCGTTGTTCGTGGCGATGGGCGCGGCCGGCGGCGCGCGGCTCGGCGCGCAGCGCATCGAGGCCGGTATCGACATGGGATTCCTGGCGATGGACCTCTACCGCTTCGACGGGGCCAGCGAGGCCTGA
- a CDS encoding PAS domain-containing protein, translating into MNPPAACPATVDFLPAHGAMAGRIAAFDWSTTPLGPLQAWPQSLRTTVALMLDSRFAMCLSWGPELTLLYNDAYAPMLGAKEPTALGRPIARIWPDVWDDILPLIEQAMSGTSTSHEDMPLTMLRHGYPEQTYWTFSYTPVRDEQGQIPGFLNITTETTQKVLAQRRLAAEAERLGRLFDQAPSFMAMLRGPEHRFELANPGYRRLVGDRDLIGRTVAEALPDAVDQGFKSLLDDVYATGRAFSATGARFVVQATPGGPSVERYLDFVYQPVTDERGVIGIFVQGVDVTARALADEALREREAELRTLNSDLEQQVVARARERSLTWQVTPDLLAVVDADGCMQTTNPAWAQMLGWRADELVGQPWWAYVDPDDHDVTRSVLDTLRAGKPVLRFENRWRTRAGGVRTLSWVATPESGRFYCSARDVTDIKAAADALARSQAQLRTLFETSYQLQAMCTPDGTLTDANRTVLDAIGEELDAIVGRPLWETPWFSTTPGMSERVRGLFNEATRGGTARAEIEVELASGRRMHDLSIRPIRDASGRIIAVVPEAIDTTERRHAEEALRQSQKLEAMGQLTGGVAHDFNNLLTPIFTALELAGDPDARPERRARMIAVAQRSAERAATLVQRLLAFARRQPLQPVDVEVGPLVAGMAELIGSSSSPRVRLVLDIADDLPPAIADPNQLEMALLNLSVNACDAMPDGGVLTLRARNARMDAGTRADGLPPGDYVVVSVADTGHGMDEATRARAVEPFFSTKGIGRGTGLGLSMAHGLASQLGGRLAIDSAPQRGTTMELWLPVGTRRAAANADSNEDDHVNTTDEHRGTALVVDDEDAVRMCTADALDDMGYRVIEAGSAEEALAALEGGLAPDVLVTDHLMPGMTGAELARTVRDRLPGTAVVIVSGYTSMAEFDPGLTILGKPFRQHELVASVEAATASLQSAVA; encoded by the coding sequence TTGAACCCGCCTGCTGCCTGTCCCGCCACTGTCGATTTCCTGCCCGCGCATGGCGCGATGGCGGGCCGTATTGCTGCGTTCGACTGGTCGACGACGCCGCTGGGGCCGCTGCAGGCCTGGCCGCAGTCGCTGCGCACCACCGTGGCGCTGATGCTCGATTCGCGCTTTGCGATGTGCCTGAGCTGGGGCCCGGAGCTGACGCTCCTCTACAACGACGCCTACGCGCCGATGCTCGGCGCCAAGGAACCTACCGCGCTGGGCCGGCCGATCGCGCGGATCTGGCCGGATGTCTGGGACGACATCCTGCCGCTGATCGAGCAAGCGATGTCGGGCACGTCGACCTCGCACGAGGACATGCCCCTGACGATGCTGCGCCACGGCTATCCGGAACAGACGTACTGGACGTTCTCCTACACGCCGGTCCGCGACGAACAGGGACAGATTCCGGGCTTTCTGAACATCACCACCGAGACCACGCAGAAGGTCCTCGCCCAGCGCAGGCTCGCGGCCGAAGCCGAACGCCTGGGCCGGCTGTTCGACCAGGCGCCGAGCTTCATGGCGATGCTGCGCGGGCCGGAGCACCGCTTCGAGCTGGCCAATCCCGGCTACCGGCGCCTGGTCGGCGACCGCGACCTGATCGGCCGCACCGTTGCCGAGGCCTTGCCCGACGCCGTCGACCAAGGCTTCAAGTCGCTACTCGACGACGTCTACGCGACCGGCCGCGCGTTTTCGGCCACCGGAGCCCGCTTCGTCGTCCAGGCCACGCCGGGCGGGCCGTCGGTCGAGCGCTACCTCGATTTCGTCTATCAACCGGTCACCGACGAGCGCGGCGTGATCGGGATCTTCGTCCAAGGCGTGGACGTGACCGCGCGCGCGCTGGCCGACGAAGCGCTGCGCGAGCGCGAGGCGGAGCTGCGCACGCTCAACAGCGACCTGGAACAACAGGTTGTGGCGCGCGCGCGCGAACGCTCGCTGACCTGGCAGGTCACGCCCGATCTGCTGGCGGTGGTCGATGCCGACGGCTGCATGCAGACGACCAATCCGGCATGGGCACAGATGCTGGGCTGGCGCGCCGATGAACTGGTCGGCCAGCCGTGGTGGGCGTACGTCGATCCGGACGACCACGATGTCACCCGCAGCGTGCTCGACACCCTGCGCGCCGGCAAACCGGTGTTGCGCTTCGAGAATCGCTGGCGCACGCGCGCCGGCGGCGTGCGCACGCTGTCGTGGGTGGCCACGCCCGAAAGCGGGCGCTTTTATTGCAGCGCGCGCGACGTCACCGACATCAAGGCCGCCGCCGACGCGCTGGCGCGCTCGCAGGCGCAGCTACGCACGTTGTTCGAGACCAGCTACCAGTTGCAGGCGATGTGCACGCCCGACGGCACACTCACCGACGCCAACCGCACTGTGCTCGATGCGATCGGCGAAGAGCTGGACGCGATCGTCGGCCGGCCGCTGTGGGAGACGCCCTGGTTCAGCACCACGCCAGGCATGTCCGAGCGCGTCCGCGGCCTGTTCAACGAAGCCACCCGCGGCGGCACCGCACGTGCCGAGATCGAGGTCGAGCTGGCGTCCGGGCGACGGATGCACGACCTGTCGATCCGCCCGATCCGCGATGCCAGCGGGCGGATCATCGCGGTCGTCCCCGAGGCGATCGACACCACCGAGCGTCGCCACGCCGAAGAGGCGCTGCGCCAGTCGCAGAAGCTCGAAGCGATGGGCCAGCTGACTGGCGGCGTCGCGCACGATTTCAACAACCTGCTCACGCCGATCTTCACCGCCCTCGAACTCGCCGGCGACCCCGATGCCCGGCCCGAACGCCGTGCGCGCATGATCGCCGTGGCCCAGCGCTCGGCCGAACGCGCCGCCACCCTGGTGCAGCGCCTGCTGGCCTTCGCAAGGCGGCAGCCGCTGCAGCCGGTGGATGTGGAGGTCGGCCCGCTGGTCGCGGGCATGGCCGAACTGATCGGCAGTTCCAGCAGCCCACGCGTACGCCTGGTACTCGACATCGCCGACGACCTGCCACCGGCGATCGCCGACCCCAATCAGTTGGAGATGGCGCTGCTCAACCTCAGCGTCAACGCCTGCGACGCGATGCCCGATGGCGGTGTGCTCACACTCCGCGCGCGCAATGCGCGAATGGATGCCGGCACGCGCGCCGACGGCCTGCCGCCCGGCGACTACGTCGTCGTCTCGGTCGCCGACACCGGTCACGGCATGGACGAGGCGACACGCGCACGCGCGGTCGAGCCGTTCTTCTCGACCAAGGGCATCGGCCGCGGCACCGGCCTGGGCCTGTCGATGGCGCACGGCCTGGCCTCGCAGCTCGGCGGCCGGCTGGCGATCGACAGCGCCCCGCAGCGGGGCACCACCATGGAACTCTGGCTGCCGGTGGGGACGCGCCGCGCAGCCGCGAATGCAGACAGCAACGAGGACGATCATGTGAACACGACAGACGAACATCGCGGTACCGCGCTCGTGGTCGACGACGAGGACGCCGTGCGCATGTGCACCGCCGACGCGCTCGACGACATGGGCTACCGGGTCATCGAGGCCGGCTCGGCCGAAGAAGCGCTGGCCGCGCTCGAGGGCGGCCTGGCCCCCGACGTGCTGGTCACCGACCACTTGATGCCCGGCATGACCGGCGCCGAGTTGGCCCGGACCGTGCGCGACCGGCTGCCGGGCACGGCGGTGGTCATCGTCTCGGGCTACACCAGCATGGCCGAGTTCGATCCGGGCCTGACGATTCTGGGCAAGCCGTTCCGCCAGCACGAACTCGTCGCCAGCGTCGAGGCTGCAACCGCGTCGCTGCAGTCGGCCGTGGCCTGA
- a CDS encoding DUF72 domain-containing protein has product MVQGSTRPPHAPPRIGCAGWSIASRDVALFGDGASMLARYATRFDLVEINSSFYRPHRRATYERWAASVPAGFRFSAKLPRTITHEYRLRGCGPLLDDFLEAATGLGDRLGCLLVQLPPSLAFDARSAATFLAVLRRRWTGGLACEVRHGSWLTPPAEALLQRHGVARVAADPARHGTDARPGGAPDLVYWRWHGSPQIYRSAYDAAALDALAAAIAARPASRHWVVFDNTVAGHATGNAAALQDRLQAGPATAAGPAARRRR; this is encoded by the coding sequence ATGGTCCAGGGTTCCACCCGCCCGCCGCATGCCCCGCCGCGGATCGGCTGCGCCGGCTGGTCGATCGCCTCGCGCGATGTCGCGCTGTTCGGCGACGGCGCCAGCATGCTGGCGCGCTACGCCACCCGCTTCGATCTGGTCGAGATCAATTCCTCGTTCTATCGGCCGCACCGACGGGCAACCTACGAACGCTGGGCGGCCAGCGTGCCGGCGGGCTTCCGCTTCAGCGCCAAGCTGCCGCGCACGATCACCCACGAGTACCGGCTGCGCGGATGCGGCCCGCTGCTCGACGATTTCCTGGAGGCGGCGACCGGCCTGGGCGACCGGCTCGGCTGCCTGCTGGTGCAATTGCCACCCAGCCTGGCGTTCGACGCGCGCAGCGCCGCGACCTTCCTGGCGGTGCTGCGCAGGCGCTGGACGGGCGGCCTGGCCTGCGAGGTCCGCCATGGCAGCTGGCTGACGCCGCCGGCCGAGGCGCTGCTGCAGCGGCACGGCGTCGCGCGCGTCGCCGCGGACCCGGCCCGGCATGGTACCGATGCCCGGCCCGGCGGCGCCCCAGACTTGGTGTACTGGCGCTGGCACGGCTCGCCGCAGATCTACCGCAGCGCCTACGACGCGGCCGCACTCGATGCGCTGGCCGCAGCCATCGCCGCGCGCCCCGCGAGCCGCCACTGGGTCGTGTTCGACAACACCGTCGCCGGCCATGCCACCGGCAATGCGGCCGCGCTGCAGGATCGCCTGCAGGCGGGGCCGGCCACCGCTGCCGGCCCGGCGGCGCGCCGGCGCAGGTGA
- a CDS encoding NAD(P)H-dependent oxidoreductase, giving the protein MSLSAFGLNCTLKSGDAPSSTQKMLDAVLAALARHDVRTDSARMADFDVRPGVTADEGDGDQWPSLRRRIMDAQILVLATPIWMGHPSSLAQRVLERLDAVLGEIDDDGVYPTFGKVAIAAVVGNEDGAHFVHSQLYQGLADVGFTLPAGAPPYWVGEAMGSTDFKDLDAIPDKVDETIRTVASNAAHLARLLAERPYPKPKH; this is encoded by the coding sequence ATGTCCCTGTCCGCCTTCGGCCTCAACTGCACGCTCAAGTCAGGCGACGCCCCCTCCTCGACACAGAAGATGCTCGACGCCGTGTTGGCCGCGCTCGCGCGGCACGACGTGCGCACCGACAGCGCGCGCATGGCCGACTTCGACGTACGCCCCGGCGTGACCGCCGACGAAGGCGACGGCGACCAGTGGCCGTCACTGCGCCGCCGCATCATGGACGCGCAGATCCTGGTCCTCGCCACGCCGATCTGGATGGGGCATCCCTCGAGCCTGGCCCAGCGCGTGCTTGAGCGGCTGGACGCGGTGCTCGGTGAGATCGACGACGACGGCGTCTATCCGACGTTCGGCAAGGTCGCCATCGCCGCGGTCGTCGGCAACGAGGACGGCGCCCATTTCGTCCATTCCCAGCTCTACCAGGGCCTGGCGGATGTGGGATTCACCCTGCCGGCCGGCGCGCCGCCGTACTGGGTCGGCGAGGCGATGGGCAGCACCGACTTCAAGGATCTCGACGCGATTCCCGACAAGGTCGACGAGACCATCCGCACGGTCGCCAGCAACGCCGCGCACCTGGCGCGGCTGCTGGCCGAGCGCCCCTATCCCAAGCCCAAGCATTGA
- a CDS encoding MFS transporter, whose product MASASPASLPSRAATPILFALALGGFAIGTSEFAMMGLMPNLVRAFGVSEPEVGHLISSYALGVVVGAPLLAILGARLPRRTLLLALMGFYAVGNLASALAPNYLAMLVARFVAGLPHGAYFGTAVLVAASISRPDQRGTAVSRVLLGLSIAILVGNPLATWLGQLSSWRWTFALVAAIALVTVVLVARFLAPDPVAPGQSPMRELRAFNRSQVWLALAIGAIGFAGMFCVFSYLAPTLIEVTGVAETWIPVALAAFGVGAIIGNVAGGWLFDRLQFRAAAVILAWSLLVLLLFPLAAQATWSILPAVVALGTMGALAPVLQTRLMDVAGDAQTLAAASNHAAFNTANALGPWLGGLAISAGLGWTSTGWVGAATATAGLLIYAWARRDERRQPVPSAG is encoded by the coding sequence ATGGCCAGCGCCTCGCCCGCGTCGCTGCCCAGCCGCGCCGCCACGCCGATCCTGTTCGCGCTCGCCCTGGGCGGGTTCGCGATCGGCACCAGCGAATTCGCGATGATGGGCCTGATGCCCAATCTGGTGCGTGCGTTCGGGGTTAGCGAACCGGAGGTCGGCCACCTGATCAGCAGCTATGCGCTCGGTGTGGTCGTTGGCGCGCCGTTGTTGGCGATCCTCGGCGCACGCCTGCCGCGGCGCACCTTGCTGCTGGCGCTGATGGGCTTCTACGCCGTGGGCAACCTGGCCAGCGCGCTGGCGCCCAATTACCTGGCCATGCTGGTGGCGCGTTTCGTCGCCGGCCTGCCGCACGGCGCCTATTTCGGGACCGCGGTGCTGGTCGCCGCGTCGATCAGCCGGCCCGACCAGCGCGGCACGGCGGTCAGCCGTGTGCTTCTGGGGTTGTCGATCGCGATCCTGGTCGGCAATCCGCTGGCGACCTGGCTGGGGCAGTTGTCGAGCTGGCGCTGGACGTTCGCGCTGGTGGCGGCGATCGCACTGGTCACCGTGGTTCTGGTCGCCCGCTTCCTCGCGCCCGACCCCGTGGCGCCAGGGCAATCGCCGATGCGCGAGTTGCGCGCGTTCAACCGCTCCCAGGTCTGGCTGGCGTTGGCGATCGGCGCGATCGGGTTCGCCGGCATGTTCTGCGTTTTCAGCTATCTGGCGCCGACGCTGATCGAGGTGACCGGCGTGGCCGAGACCTGGATTCCGGTTGCGCTGGCGGCGTTCGGTGTCGGCGCGATCATCGGCAACGTGGCCGGCGGCTGGCTGTTCGACCGGCTGCAGTTCCGCGCCGCGGCAGTGATCCTGGCGTGGTCGCTGCTGGTGCTGCTGCTGTTCCCGCTGGCGGCGCAGGCGACCTGGTCGATCCTGCCGGCCGTGGTCGCGCTCGGCACGATGGGCGCACTGGCGCCGGTGCTGCAGACCCGGTTGATGGACGTGGCCGGCGATGCACAGACGCTCGCAGCCGCGTCCAACCATGCCGCGTTCAACACCGCCAACGCACTTGGTCCGTGGCTCGGCGGGCTGGCGATCAGTGCGGGCCTGGGTTGGACCTCGACCGGATGGGTGGGCGCGGCGACGGCCACGGCCGGCCTGCTGATCTACGCCTGGGCACGCCGCGACGAGCGGCGGCAACCGGTGCCGAGCGCAGGCTAG
- a CDS encoding endonuclease/exonuclease/phosphatase family protein: protein MLTPVFAIATMVLATATLMPTIRSGAWWIRGFDFPRLQLLALSIAVLAAQMVLQPIDDAWTTAIVIVNAGCVLWQAWWIVPYTRLRRPEVSDAPADARTRICLLASNVLMHNRDTAPLVALVREHRPDVLIAVETDRHWERALDGLQDLLPHALRCPLDNLYGMHLYARLPLHDAQVRYLVEDDIPSMHATLELDDGQRVVLHTLHPRPPSPTEADSSQDRDAELVLVGRAARQAEHPVIVAGDLNDVAWSRTTRLFRKVSGLLDPRIGRGMYNTFHARLPGLRWPLDHLFHSRHFTLVCMRRLPAIGSDHFPILVELALAPGHNAPDAGLSPDAQARADAQAAVAGAEANVTAAPR from the coding sequence ATGCTGACCCCCGTCTTCGCGATCGCCACGATGGTGCTGGCGACCGCCACGCTGATGCCCACCATCCGCAGCGGTGCATGGTGGATCCGCGGTTTCGATTTTCCGCGTCTGCAATTGCTCGCACTGTCGATTGCCGTGCTCGCGGCGCAGATGGTGCTGCAGCCGATCGACGATGCGTGGACCACGGCGATCGTCATCGTCAATGCCGGCTGCGTGCTCTGGCAGGCCTGGTGGATCGTCCCCTATACCCGGCTGCGGCGGCCGGAGGTCAGTGATGCGCCCGCCGATGCACGCACGCGCATCTGCCTGCTCGCGAGCAATGTGCTGATGCACAACCGCGACACCGCGCCCCTTGTGGCACTGGTGCGCGAGCACCGCCCCGACGTGCTGATCGCGGTGGAGACCGACCGGCACTGGGAGCGCGCGCTCGACGGTCTACAGGACCTGTTGCCGCATGCGCTGCGCTGCCCGCTCGACAATCTGTACGGCATGCACCTGTACGCGCGCCTGCCGCTGCACGATGCCCAGGTGCGCTATCTGGTCGAGGATGACATTCCGTCGATGCATGCCACCCTCGAGCTCGATGACGGTCAGCGGGTCGTGTTGCACACCCTGCATCCGCGCCCGCCCAGCCCGACCGAAGCCGACAGTTCGCAGGACCGCGACGCCGAACTGGTGCTGGTCGGACGCGCCGCGCGGCAAGCCGAGCACCCGGTGATCGTCGCCGGCGACCTCAACGATGTGGCGTGGTCGCGGACCACGCGTCTGTTTCGCAAGGTCAGCGGCCTGCTCGATCCGCGCATCGGGCGTGGCATGTACAACACCTTCCATGCGCGCCTGCCGGGCCTGCGCTGGCCGCTCGACCATCTGTTCCACAGCCGGCACTTCACCCTGGTGTGCATGCGCCGGTTGCCGGCGATCGGCTCGGACCACTTCCCGATTCTCGTCGAACTGGCGCTCGCACCCGGTCACAACGCGCCCGACGCCGGTCTGTCCCCGGATGCGCAGGCGCGTGCCGATGCACAGGCGGCGGTCGCCGGCGCCGAGGCCAACGTCACTGCCGCGCCGCGCTGA
- a CDS encoding BON domain-containing protein, which produces MHDRKDDIPGTSEMKAFGEELLATGARYIDAGRRWLSERRDQMASRDGDAGRHGPHGGRRAYRDAPYRGEDRGGDAGYDDPAAAQHHDWHRQQGPRSHHDASGHPDDARGSGRAYGAGGGRGDLRDGDDRLSDWGHRSPHWFNDVDHLGGAPDFAHFGAYDREGRVGRATPRGEAARAPERGWRGVGPKGYVRSDARITEDICERLTHSDEIDAREVSVRVHDGVVTLEGHVEQRWTKHRIEDIAEGCAGVKDVENRIRVRDAGRWQSESGTASAHSGGDASGSATSTGASTYVPPASGPGAVGPLSTAARQHDTGQGAGDLASGAQRGAGASSPGDAGTR; this is translated from the coding sequence ATGCACGACCGCAAAGACGATATTCCCGGCACCTCGGAAATGAAGGCCTTCGGCGAAGAACTGCTGGCCACGGGTGCGCGCTACATCGACGCCGGCAGACGCTGGCTGAGCGAGAGGAGAGACCAGATGGCATCCCGAGACGGCGACGCGGGTCGCCACGGCCCGCACGGGGGGCGCCGCGCCTACCGCGACGCGCCCTATCGCGGCGAGGACCGCGGCGGCGACGCCGGGTACGACGATCCAGCGGCAGCGCAACACCACGACTGGCACCGCCAGCAGGGCCCGCGCAGTCACCACGATGCGTCCGGCCATCCCGACGACGCGCGCGGCAGCGGTCGCGCCTACGGTGCGGGCGGCGGCCGCGGCGATCTGCGCGACGGCGACGACCGCCTGTCGGACTGGGGCCATCGCAGCCCGCACTGGTTCAACGACGTCGACCACCTGGGCGGCGCGCCCGATTTCGCGCATTTCGGGGCCTACGACCGCGAGGGCCGTGTCGGCCGAGCGACTCCGCGTGGCGAGGCTGCGCGCGCGCCGGAACGCGGCTGGCGCGGCGTGGGCCCGAAGGGCTATGTCCGCTCCGATGCGCGGATCACCGAAGACATCTGCGAACGGCTCACCCACAGCGACGAGATCGATGCACGCGAGGTCTCGGTGCGTGTCCACGACGGCGTCGTGACGCTCGAAGGTCACGTCGAGCAGCGCTGGACCAAGCACCGCATCGAGGACATCGCCGAGGGCTGCGCGGGCGTCAAGGACGTCGAAAACCGTATCCGCGTGCGCGACGCAGGGCGCTGGCAGTCCGAAAGCGGCACGGCCTCGGCCCACTCGGGCGGCGATGCGTCGGGCAGTGCCACCTCGACCGGCGCATCGACCTACGTGCCCCCCGCCTCCGGCCCCGGCGCGGTCGGGCCGCTGTCGACCGCCGCGCGCCAACACGACACCGGCCAGGGCGCCGGCGACCTGGCGTCCGGCGCGCAACGTGGTGCCGGCGCGTCGTCACCAGGCGACGCGGGCACGCGCTGA
- a CDS encoding aldo/keto reductase — protein MNTRQLGLGGPAVSAIGLGCMGMSAFYGGRESDADAIRVIHHALDQGITLLDTADMYGPHTNESLVGRALQGRRDDAFVATKFGIRLNPDDPQARSVDGRPEYVIAACEASLSRLGIETIDLYYQHRVDPTVPIEDTVGAMARLVEQGKVRHLGLSEASAQTLRRACAVHPITALQSEYSLWSRDPETTGTLAACRELGVGFVAYSPLGRGFLTGTIRTPDDFEADDYRRRSPRFQGENFDRNLALVEQVQAIAQDYGVTPGQLALAWVLAQGEDIVPIPGTKRLAFLDENIAALAIGLTDDDLARIDAIFPPDAAAGTRYPQAGMAALGR, from the coding sequence ATGAACACCCGTCAACTCGGCCTCGGCGGCCCCGCCGTTTCCGCGATCGGCCTGGGCTGCATGGGCATGAGCGCGTTCTACGGCGGCCGCGAAAGCGACGCCGACGCCATCCGCGTCATCCACCACGCCCTCGATCAGGGCATCACTCTTCTCGACACCGCCGACATGTATGGCCCGCACACCAACGAATCGCTGGTGGGCCGGGCGCTGCAGGGCCGACGCGACGACGCGTTCGTGGCGACCAAGTTCGGCATCCGGCTCAACCCGGACGACCCCCAGGCGCGCAGCGTCGACGGGCGTCCCGAGTATGTGATCGCCGCCTGCGAGGCGAGCCTGTCGCGGCTGGGCATCGAGACGATCGACCTGTACTACCAGCACCGTGTCGATCCGACGGTGCCGATCGAGGACACCGTCGGCGCAATGGCGCGGTTGGTCGAACAGGGCAAGGTCCGCCACCTCGGCCTGTCGGAGGCCTCGGCGCAGACCCTGCGCCGCGCCTGCGCGGTGCATCCGATCACCGCGCTGCAGAGCGAGTACTCGCTGTGGTCGCGCGACCCCGAGACCACCGGCACGCTGGCCGCCTGTCGCGAGCTGGGCGTGGGCTTCGTCGCCTACTCGCCGCTGGGCCGGGGCTTTCTGACCGGCACGATCCGCACCCCCGACGACTTCGAAGCCGACGACTACCGTCGCCGTTCGCCGCGCTTCCAGGGCGAGAACTTCGACCGCAACCTGGCGCTGGTCGAACAGGTGCAGGCGATCGCGCAGGACTATGGGGTCACTCCCGGCCAGCTGGCGCTGGCCTGGGTGCTCGCCCAGGGTGAGGACATCGTGCCGATCCCCGGCACCAAGCGTCTGGCGTTCCTCGACGAGAACATCGCCGCGCTCGCCATCGGGCTGACCGACGACGACCTGGCGCGCATCGACGCGATCTTCCCGCCCGATGCCGCCGCCGGCACGCGCTACCCGCAGGCGGGTATGGCCGCGCTCGGCCGCTGA
- a CDS encoding mechanosensitive ion channel domain-containing protein: protein MRLDWHYLTAVAWPLAAALLLGLIVHWALRALRRSARRHAQDHLRARIAQVVATPAAVALPLLFLAIALDYTPLDPDLVRSLRHGLGIGGMLCLTWLLARVVGAVEARILREHPVDIEDNLAARRIQTQTRVISRVVQGTVILVGVALALMTFPQVRQVGAALLASAGIIGLVAGIAAQPVFGNLIAGLQIALAQPIRLDDVVIVEGEWGRIEEITSTYVVVRIWDERRLVVPLQWFISNPFQNWTRTNAQLLGTAFLWLDHRAPIAAIREELQRLCEADPRWDRRVCVTQVTETDKHTIEVRLLVSARNSGELFDLRCAVREGMLAFLAAHHPEALPRLRNDVEDVGAQRTRPPQPVPAPDLADTRSPGAETVTAADREGEAAREAAAAPLPPPSPDPGATP from the coding sequence ATGAGGCTGGACTGGCACTACCTGACCGCCGTGGCCTGGCCGCTGGCGGCGGCGTTGCTGCTGGGCCTGATCGTGCATTGGGCGTTGCGTGCGCTGCGCCGCTCTGCGCGCCGCCATGCGCAGGACCATCTGCGCGCGCGCATCGCGCAGGTGGTGGCGACTCCGGCCGCGGTCGCATTGCCGCTGTTGTTTCTGGCGATCGCGCTCGATTACACGCCGCTCGATCCCGATCTGGTGCGGTCGCTGCGGCATGGCCTCGGGATCGGCGGCATGCTGTGTCTGACCTGGCTGCTGGCCCGCGTGGTCGGCGCGGTCGAGGCACGCATCCTGCGCGAGCATCCGGTCGACATCGAGGACAACCTCGCTGCGCGGCGCATCCAGACCCAGACCCGCGTGATCAGCCGGGTCGTGCAGGGCACGGTGATCCTGGTCGGCGTGGCATTGGCGCTGATGACGTTTCCGCAGGTGCGTCAAGTCGGCGCCGCGCTGCTGGCGTCGGCCGGCATCATCGGCCTGGTCGCAGGCATCGCCGCCCAGCCGGTATTCGGCAATCTGATCGCCGGCCTGCAGATCGCGCTGGCCCAGCCGATCCGGCTCGACGACGTGGTCATCGTCGAGGGCGAATGGGGACGCATCGAGGAGATCACCTCCACCTATGTGGTCGTGCGGATCTGGGACGAGCGCCGCCTGGTGGTGCCGTTGCAGTGGTTCATCTCCAACCCGTTCCAGAACTGGACGCGCACCAACGCGCAATTGCTCGGCACTGCCTTCCTGTGGCTCGACCACCGCGCGCCGATCGCGGCGATCCGCGAAGAACTGCAGCGGCTGTGCGAGGCCGACCCGCGCTGGGATCGCCGCGTGTGCGTGACCCAGGTCACCGAGACCGACAAGCACACGATCGAGGTCCGCCTGCTGGTGAGCGCGCGCAACTCGGGCGAGCTGTTCGACCTGCGCTGCGCGGTCCGCGAAGGCATGTTGGCGTTCCTCGCCGCGCATCACCCCGAGGCGCTGCCGCGGTTGCGCAACGATGTCGAGGACGTCGGCGCACAACGGACGCGTCCGCCGCAGCCGGTGCCCGCGCCCGACCTTGCCGATACCCGCTCGCCCGGCGCCGAGACGGTGACCGCCGCCGACCGCGAAGGCGAAGCCGCACGCGAAGCTGCGGCCGCCCCGTTGCCTCCTCCTTCCCCCGACCCCGGAGCCACACCATGA